A stretch of Triticum aestivum cultivar Chinese Spring chromosome 1D, IWGSC CS RefSeq v2.1, whole genome shotgun sequence DNA encodes these proteins:
- the LOC123182261 gene encoding fasciclin-like arabinogalactan protein 4: MRGQGQISRRLVVLVVVAGLLLAPAAAVDVQAVLAPFPDLAGFARLLASSPVARELAGRSSLTLLAVPNADLPQSPSAFAAAAGADLADVLRYHVLLEYLSPADLRRLPATGKLVTTLFQTTGRASADLGAVNVTAAGPSLGVVRSPAPFPGSNATVLGSVTSVPYNLSVLAVDGLIVPSGFDLAASESRPPAAVNITRVLADARGFNVAASMLEASGVAEEFEGDERGAGITVFVPTDDAFASLPAGDRLQSLPADRKAVVLRFHVLHSYYPLGSLESIVNPLQPTLATEYASQAGRFTLNITRSNGSVAIDTGVVQATITRTVFDQNPVAVFAVSKVLLPKEMFTRADSAAVVAAALAPPPAASNSMPPEPPESARTPPTKLSSPPALRGGARNDTAVSPPSSSTAKATAIGRWCIELLYVLPVLLPLV; encoded by the coding sequence ATGCGGGGGCAGGGGCAGATCTCCCGCCGGCTGGTCGTCCTTGTAGTGGTGGCCGGGCTGCTGCTGGCGCCGGCCGCTGCCGTGGACGTCCAGGCGGTGCTCGCGCCGTTCCCCGACCTCGCCGGCTTCGCGCGCCTGCTCGCGTCCAGCCCCGTGGCCCGGGAGCTGGCCGGGCGGTCCTCACTGACGCTGCTCGCCGTGCCCAACGCCGACCTCCCGCAGTCGCCCTCGGCGTTCGCGGCCGCCGCGGGCGCCGACCTCGCCGACGTGCTCCGCTACCACGTCCTCCTCGAGTACCTCTCCCCCGCCGACCTCCGCCGCCTCCCGGCCACCGGGAAGCTGGTCACCACGCTGTTCCAGACCACCGGCCGCGCCTCCGCCGACCTCGGCGCCGTCAACGTCACGGCCGCCGGGCCCAGCCTGGGCGTCGTCCGCTCGCCGGCGCCCTTCCCCGGGTCCAACGCCACCGTGCTCGGCTCCGTCACCTCCGTGCCGTACAACCTGAGCGTGCTGGCCGTGGACGGGCTCATCGTGCCCTCCGGCTTCGACCTGGCGGCGTCCGAgtcccggccccccgccgccgtcAACATCACCCGCGTCCTCGCCGACGCGCGCGGGTTCAACGTGGCGGCGTCCATGCTGGAGGCGTCCGGCGTGGCGGAGGAGTTCGAGGGCGACGAGCGCGGCGCGGGCATCACGGTGTTCGTCCCCACCGACGACGCCTTCGCCAGCCTCCCCGCCGGCGACCGGCTCCAGTCCCTCCCCGCCGACCGCAAGGCGGTGGTGCTCCGCTTCCACGTCCTCCACTCCTACTACCCGCTGGGGTCGCTGGAGTCGATCGTGAACCCGCTGCAGCCGACCCTGGCCACCGAGTACGCCAGCCAGGCCGGCCGCTTCACCCTCAACATCACCCGCTCCAACGGCTCCGTGGCCATCGACACCGGCGTCGTGCAGGCCACCATCACGCGCACCGTCTTCGACCAGAACCCCGTGGCCGTCTTCGCCGTCTCCAAGGTGCTCCTCCCCAAGGAGATGTTCACCAGGGCCGACTCGGCCGCCGTCGTCGCGGCGGCCCTGGCGCCCCCGCCGGCCGCCTCGAACTCgatgccgccggagccgcccgagaGCGCGCGGACGCCGCCGACGAAGCTGTCCTCGCCGCCCGCGCTGCGCGGCGGGGCCAGGAACGACACTGCGGtttcgccgccgtcgtcgtcgacgGCAAAGGCAACAGCAATTGGGCGGTGGTGTATAGAATTGTTGTATGTACTACCAGTACTGCTGCCTCTGGTATGA
- the LOC123182260 gene encoding protein ESMERALDA 1, translating into MQGQQVYSRLGSFGGAAGTPSPPPPPSPVRGAGRRTPGKAGAARGSQEAAAAAASAGAAGWGAAARRAARALLAALLRRQAVFLFAPLLYVAAMLLYMGSLPLDVVPRIITRSAPGSVYRSPQLYARLRPDMDADNSTDALATVWRQTYKGGVWRPCIHNLTNSLPESNGYIYVEANGGLNQQRTSICNAVAIAGFLNATLIIPNFHFHSIWKDPSKFRDIYDEEHFVKRLQNDVRVVNKAPDFIMERFGHNLSNVFNFKIKAWSSSTYYKDVVLPKLVEERFIRISPFANRLSFDAPPVVQRLRCLVNFEALKFSNPIATLSETLISRMRERSAESNGKYIAVHLRFEEDMVAFSCCVYDGGDEEKKEMDVAREIGWRGKFTRRGKVIRPGIIRMNGKCPLTPLEVGLMLRGMGFNNKTAIYLASGKIYKSEKTMAPLLEMFPLLQTKETLASDEELAPFKNFSSRMAALDYSVCTYSEVFVTTQGGNFPHFLMGHRRYLYGGHSKTIKPDKRRLAILFDNPRIGWKSLKRHLLNMRAHSDAKGVEMKRPNESIYTFPCPDCMCRLNKTTHSKPIHTR; encoded by the exons ATGCAGGGCCAGCAGGTGTACAGCCGCCTCGGGAGCTTCGGCGGGGCGGCGGGCACGCcgtccccgcccccgcccccgtccCCCGtgcgcggcgcggggaggcggacgCCGGGGAAGGCGGGCGCGGCGAGGGGGtcccaggaggcggcggcggcggcggcgtcggcgggggcCGCCGGGTGGGGCGCCGCGGCCAGGCGGGCGGCGCGGGCGCTGCTCGCCGCGCTGCTGCGGAGgcaggccgtcttcctcttcgcgCCGCTGCTCTACGTCGCCGCCATGCTGCTCTACATGGGCTCGCTCCCGCTCGACGTCGTGCCGCGGATCATCACGCGCTCCGCGCCCGGCTCCGTCTACCGCAGCCCCCAGCTGTACGCGCGCCTCCGCCCCGACATGGACGCCGACAACTCCACCGACGCG TTAGCAACTGTATGGAGGCAAACTTACAAAGGTGGTGTCTGGCGACCTTGCATACACAATCTGACAAACA GTTTGCCTGAATCAAATGGCTACATATATGTGGAGGCAAATGGTGGTTTGAATCAACAAAGGACATCG ATATGCAATGCGGTTGCTATTGCTGGTTTTCTAAATGCTACTCTTATTATTCCGAATTTCCATTTCCACAGCATTTGGAAGGATCCAAG CAAATTCCGCGATATTTATGATGAAGAACACTTTGTAAAACGTCTACAGAATGATGTTCGAGTAGTTAACAAAGCGCCTGATTTTATAATGGAGCGTTTTGGTCACAATCTAAGCAATGTATTCAATTTCAAGATAAAGGCTTGGTCTTCTAGTACATACTACAAAGATGTTGTTCTTCCGAAGTTAGTTGAAGAAAG ATTCATCCGAATTTCTCCTTTTGCAAACCGACTCTCATTCGATGCCCCACCTGTTGTTCAACGGTTGAGATGCTTGGTGAATTTTGAAGCTTTAAAATTTTCAAACCCAATTGCTACTCTATCGGAGACTTTAATTTCTCGAATGAGAGAAAGAAGTGCTGAAAGCAATGGGAAATATATCGCAGTGCATCTTCGTTTTGAGGAG GATATGGTTGCCTTCTCATGTTGTGTATATGATGGTGgtgacgaggagaagaaggaaatggaTGTGGCCAGAGAAATAGGTTGGCGAGGGAAGTTTACAAGGAGAGGGAAGGTAATAAGGCCAGGAATTATAAGAATGAACGGGAAATGTCCACTTACACCTTTGGAG GTTGGATTAATGCTTCGTGGGATGGGTTTCAACAATAAGACGGCGATTTATTTGGCCTCTGGAAAGATTTACAAATCAGAGAAAACCATGGCTCCTCTTCTTGAAATGTTTCCTCTTCTACAGACAAAAGAAACACTAGCATCAGATGAGGAACTTGCTCCATTTAAG AATTTCTCCTCAAGGATGGCTGCACTAGATTATAGTGTTTGCACCTATAGTGAAGTTTTCGTGACCACACAAGGTGGAAATTTCCCTCATTTTCTTATGGGACACAGAAGATACTTGTATGGTGGACATTCAAAGACAATTAAGCCAGACAAAAGAAGGCTGGCCATACTCTTTGATAATCCACGTATCGG ATGGAAGTCATTGAAACGTCACTTACTCAACATGAGAGCACACAGTGATGCCAAAGGGGTCGAGATGAAAAGACCAAATGAATCGATATACACATTTCCATGTCCTGACTGCATGTGCCGCTTGAACAAAACAACGCATTCGAAACCCATACACACTAGATAG